Genomic DNA from Fusarium oxysporum Fo47 chromosome IX, complete sequence:
TCGTTCTCTTTCCCTCTCGCGTTCTCGTTCCCGTTCTCTCGCTCGATCGCCATATTTTCTTGCTGATCCTCCAATCGGACTCGGTACAGGGGAATCACCAGCCCCGTCAAAGTCATAGAGCGAAGATGCTGCCGCCGCGCTATCTCGAGCATTCCTCTTACCAGGCCCCGCTGCTTGAGCATCCTGCTGTTCCTTAGCGTGCACCACGGCGCGCAACACTTTAAGCTGCTCGATAGTATTTTTGAGTGCTGACATGTTAGCCTCCGAGTGCTTAACCCCTGTCCGACATAGCTGTTCCATCTCTTTCAACGAGTCACTTGGaatcttctccaagtccaTCGTACCGACTTGTTTATCCATCGTGACGAGTTCGGTAAGACTGTCATTCTCTGCATTGATTCCAGAGACAATCTCCCCCACTTGACTCTTGCACAGCTCCCAGATCTGTACTTCCTCTCCGTGTGAATTACCGTTGTTGCGGTTGGACGCCCGTCCGCTTCTGTTTCGTTGCGACATCTCGCGGTTGTGGCGTTCCGGCTTCACCGACTCCGGCCGCGGGGTATTATGTTCACTTCTCGGTGACCTCTTTGGCGTGCCCACGTCCGACGTAATATCTCGACTATGGTTCTTGGTTCTCGACTTGGTCGGGCGGTTTGGGGTCGAATCTCTGCTCGAAGGATCCTGTCGCTTCGAGCCTGATCGTTTCGGCTCCGGCGTGTTGGAGGACTGGCGCAGAGACTCTTGAAAGCTATTCTCCCTTGAGTGAGTACCGCTTCGCCTGGGCTTTAGGGGAATCTGGTAATAGGGGCCGAGATCTTCTTGGAGGTTCTTGAGTTCGTCCCGCGCAGGCTTCTGCCCGTTAGCCATCCTGCCCCGATACCACCGCCTAAACAGAATGTTGCGATGAGAATCAACCCGAGGAAGGAAACATTATGACGACGAGACGACAATGAACAAACGAAAGCAAGCGCAATAAAAGGGAATTGAAGCGCATAAGATTCATGAATTCAATGAGAAAAAATTGGACTAACCTGAGTTAAGAGAGGCCCGAGTGCTCACAGGCCGAGGCGGGATGGTATGGGGAAGGAAAGGCGACTAAGACAGAAGGCGCGTCGCAGATGAGAAGGGATCGGCAAAATGAGCAAAAGAGGAGAGAGGCTGTGACAGATTTTATACGAGAATAGAGTTATTATATCATGTCCTGAAATAGAGTTGAGGTATAATTGAAAGCTTATTATTGTTCAATAGTGTAATAGTCGGGTATCATGTCGTGTCGTGTCAATCGTGATGGTGCTTAGTCTTTCTCGCTACagttgaggctggtgatCCAATGCCAAGGGAGCTTGCTCCGCGGCAGAACAAAAGGCGGTGAGGAAAAGAGGTGCCGCATTTGGAGGGGCTTGAGGGGAAGCTTCCTTATCATGACACCGATAAGGGTGTGAATTCGATATCCAATCATCATTAACACTGTGTTATGATGTCTCATGAACTATAGAgcatggtgttgagatgtAAATGGACAGCATTGATCAGGATGAGAAGTGACTTCAAGTTCAAACTTACACATCATGTCTCGTGGTCTTTACGAATAAGCTTCGAATACAACATGCACCCATGCCAAAGTCAATATCAGGCCACAGAATGCCATCATGAATCTTTATTCCTCATTAAAAGTATATCTACCACAAACACCAATTTTCACACTCACATCACTCCAATATCATCTAtagcttctgcttctcaGAGTCATCGATCTCACAAAACGCCTTGAACGTCGTGAactcatcatcctcacccCCCTCACTCTCAAGCACAAGCTCAGCCGTAGCACCCACAAAGTACACATACCCCTCCTTCATCTCATAGCTCGTAGGTCCAACAGCGATCCTTCCCTTTCCACTCGTGCAGATGACAATGCTGGGTCCTTCGATAGGCTCAAAAGTAGCCTTTGCGCCGTTACCGCGGAGCAGGGTGCGCACGACGCTGAATTCCTCGATGGGGGGGTCGTAAAGTGCCACTGCTGAGCCGGAGCTGTAGGCGTTGCGGTTGAGTGTTGCGTAGGGATATTCGGTGGGTGCCATCTTTTGTTGCTCGATGGGCGCAAAGTTGTAGGTCAGCATGTCGACGAGTGTTGTGACGTCTTTGAACTTGGGTGTGAAACCGGCGCGGACGACGTTGTCGGAAGCTGCCATGCACTCCATGATGTCGCCGGAAATGTAGGCGTGAATGTCGTCGGCGACAAGGAACAAAGCCTCGCCAGGCTCCAGTGTGACGAAGttcaggaagaagagcacAAAGCAACCAATGTCGTCACCAAATTCGCCGTGTGTTCGCTTCACAAGCTCAGCGAGCTTCTCGCCAGAGGTAGCAGGGACACCACCGCCAGCGAAATCAGCGCCCTCCTTCTCCGCTTGCCCAACAAGCTTGGGCATCTGCTCAGCAATATCCTCAGCAGACGACGACATGAGCG
This window encodes:
- a CDS encoding SGF29 tudor-like domain-containing protein → MANGQKPARDELKNLQEDLGPYYQIPLKPRRSGTHSRENSFQESLRQSSNTPEPKRSGSKRQDPSSRDSTPNRPTKSRTKNHSRDITSDVGTPKRSPRSEHNTPRPESVKPERHNREMSQRNRSGRASNRNNGNSHGEEVQIWELCKSQVGEIVSGINAENDSLTELVTMDKQVGTMDLEKIPSDSLKEMEQLCRTGVKHSEANMSALKNTIEQLKVLRAVVHAKEQQDAQAAGPGKRNARDSAAAASSLYDFDGAGDSPVPSPIGGSARKYGDRARERERERERERERDRDSMPPKADSVEPQGSVGSGVGSGNNKSKVVFSKGDAVAFKPKALNGDTTSDWILGEVAQVMGEGKSRRYKVLDIEPEDQSKQKEYRSSASSMIPITPESQASTLKDWESGKVVLALYPNTTTFYKAEVHSMDSDGKVNLKFEGENDSSTLQQVERRLLPGDMC
- a CDS encoding mannose-6-phosphate isomerase; translated protein: MQVPLLRLQCGVNSYAWGKKGNDSAAARFAAATPSDDLKIESDTPYAELWMGTHPSNPSRDLNTGRTLLDLCEDNQSLLSQTISSHYGNKLPFLFKVLSIAKALSIQAHPNKKLAEQLHARDAKNYPDDNHKPEMAIAITPFEGLCGFRPLTEIAHFLETVPALRALVGEEAAKEFAQVARDGEEGVTDEKKKFLKKAFGALMSSSAEDIAEQMPKLVGQAEKEGADFAGGGVPATSGEKLAELVKRTHGEFGDDIGCFVLFFLNFVTLEPGEALFLVADDIHAYISGDIMECMAASDNVVRAGFTPKFKDVTTLVDMLTYNFAPIEQQKMAPTEYPYATLNRNAYSSGSAVALYDPPIEEFSVVRTLLRGNGAKATFEPIEGPSIVICTSGKGRIAVGPTSYEMKEGYVYFVGATAELVLESEGGEDDEFTTFKAFCEIDDSEKQKL